Proteins encoded in a region of the Cryomorphaceae bacterium 1068 genome:
- the dnaE gene encoding DNA polymerase III subunit alpha, which yields MFPTHTYYSFKYGVLSPEEVLEAAMANDYEVVALADINSTAGSINFVRLANKKGIKTVLGIDFRNGAEPCFVAFAKNNEGFKEINAYLSQFLHSGEPIPAEAPPFKNAFVIYPFTSVTPEMSLRPNEFIGVHPRDLVRLSRSPLAKQKNKLVMWHPYSFNSKRHFNAHRLLRAIDNNCLLSKLPKSEEGQPDDRWMHRNEMMALYSDFPQIIANTTHLLQRCRINFEFGDAYPHKNLRTYTTSVEEDEALIRKLCYENIAYRYPDANHVVIDRLEKELEIITQKEFVSYFLINWDITSYARRQGYFYVGRGSGANSMVAYILRITDVDPIELDLYFERFINLYRKNPPDFDLDFSWRDRPDVTRYIFERFKNCAILATYNTFQYRAVVRELGKVFGLPKEEIDILTTGKFDTSKLDDMAILVLRYSQLIQGFPSHLSLHAGGILIADEPIHTYSPTWMPPKGFPTVQYDMIVAEDIGLYKFDILGQRGLGKIKDSLAIIKENHPDDPEFDIHNLRRFKQDETIREMLRNGDAIGCFYVESPAMRMLMKKLRVDNYLGLVAASSVIRPGVARSGMMREFILRYRFPERREKAHPVMLEIMPETYGVMVYQEDVIKVAHYFAGLTLGEADVLRRGMSGKFRSREEFAKAKGKFFSNCKKKGYKDELTAEIWRQVESFAGYAFAKGHSASYAVESYQSLFLKAHYPLEYMVATLNNGGGFYSREFYVHEARMKGGEVLPPCVNTSRHEAVIRGKSIYLGMGMLNAIEDETIHRILRAREREGAFANLDDFLDRVPIGVEQIDILIRIDAFRFTGKNKRELLWQARFKLDPTKRQLEQQILFREPRTHYDLPTLESSQLEDAFDQIELLGFPLVDPFTLLEEEPDSRLLASELPQRVGQRVKIFGYMVTRKQTSTARGDRMAFGNFVDFRGEFIDTVHFPQVARQYPFRGRGVYCIEGKVTEEFDCFSIEVERMEKVKLVPDARYVET from the coding sequence ATGTTTCCTACGCACACATACTATTCATTCAAGTATGGAGTCCTCTCCCCTGAGGAAGTTCTAGAAGCCGCTATGGCCAATGATTACGAGGTGGTGGCACTGGCAGATATCAATTCTACCGCGGGGTCGATCAACTTTGTGCGCCTGGCCAACAAGAAGGGAATTAAGACGGTTTTGGGCATTGACTTTCGCAACGGGGCGGAGCCGTGCTTTGTGGCTTTCGCCAAAAACAACGAGGGATTTAAGGAGATCAACGCTTACTTGTCGCAATTTCTCCATTCGGGTGAACCAATTCCCGCAGAGGCACCGCCGTTTAAAAATGCCTTCGTGATTTATCCTTTCACATCGGTGACTCCCGAAATGAGCTTGCGCCCGAATGAATTTATCGGCGTTCACCCCCGTGACTTGGTTCGCTTATCGCGATCGCCATTGGCGAAGCAAAAGAACAAACTGGTGATGTGGCATCCGTACAGCTTCAATTCCAAGCGGCACTTTAATGCCCACCGTCTGTTGCGCGCCATCGACAACAATTGCCTCCTTTCCAAACTCCCCAAAAGCGAGGAAGGGCAGCCCGATGACCGCTGGATGCACCGCAACGAGATGATGGCCCTCTACAGCGATTTTCCACAAATCATCGCCAATACCACCCACCTCTTGCAGCGCTGCCGCATCAACTTCGAATTCGGCGATGCTTACCCGCACAAGAACCTGCGCACCTACACCACTTCCGTGGAAGAAGACGAGGCGCTCATTCGCAAGCTTTGCTACGAGAACATCGCCTACCGCTACCCCGATGCCAATCATGTGGTGATCGACCGACTGGAAAAGGAGCTGGAGATCATCACCCAAAAGGAATTTGTCTCTTACTTTTTGATCAATTGGGACATTACCTCCTACGCCCGTCGCCAAGGTTATTTCTACGTGGGGCGGGGGAGCGGTGCCAACAGTATGGTGGCCTATATCCTTCGCATCACCGATGTGGATCCCATCGAGCTCGACCTCTACTTCGAGCGGTTTATAAATCTCTACCGAAAGAATCCACCCGACTTCGACCTCGACTTTTCCTGGCGCGATCGTCCCGACGTGACGCGCTACATCTTCGAGCGATTCAAAAACTGCGCTATTTTGGCTACTTACAATACCTTTCAATACCGCGCCGTGGTGCGCGAGCTGGGGAAGGTTTTTGGTTTGCCGAAAGAAGAAATCGACATCCTGACAACGGGCAAGTTCGACACATCCAAGCTGGACGATATGGCCATTTTGGTGCTGCGCTACAGCCAGCTGATTCAAGGCTTCCCCAGTCACCTGAGTCTCCATGCAGGTGGTATTCTCATTGCCGATGAGCCCATCCACACCTATTCGCCCACGTGGATGCCGCCTAAGGGTTTTCCCACCGTGCAGTACGACATGATCGTGGCGGAAGACATCGGCCTTTATAAATTCGATATTCTCGGTCAGCGGGGACTCGGGAAAATCAAAGACAGCCTCGCCATCATCAAAGAAAACCACCCCGATGACCCCGAATTCGACATTCACAACCTGCGGCGATTTAAGCAAGACGAGACCATCCGCGAGATGCTGCGCAATGGCGATGCGATAGGCTGCTTTTATGTGGAGAGTCCTGCTATGCGCATGCTCATGAAAAAGCTCCGCGTGGACAATTACCTTGGCTTGGTGGCGGCCAGTTCGGTGATACGTCCGGGAGTGGCGCGCTCCGGAATGATGCGGGAGTTTATCCTCCGCTACCGCTTTCCCGAAAGGAGAGAAAAGGCCCATCCCGTGATGCTGGAGATCATGCCCGAGACCTACGGAGTGATGGTGTACCAGGAAGATGTGATCAAAGTGGCGCATTACTTCGCGGGCCTCACCTTGGGCGAAGCCGACGTGCTGCGTCGCGGGATGAGCGGGAAGTTTCGCTCCCGTGAGGAGTTTGCCAAAGCCAAGGGCAAGTTCTTTAGCAATTGCAAAAAGAAGGGTTACAAGGACGAACTCACCGCCGAGATTTGGCGACAGGTAGAGAGTTTTGCGGGGTACGCTTTCGCGAAAGGGCACTCTGCATCTTACGCTGTGGAGAGCTACCAAAGTCTTTTCCTCAAGGCGCATTATCCGCTGGAGTACATGGTGGCGACTCTCAACAATGGAGGCGGATTTTACAGCCGCGAATTTTACGTGCACGAAGCCCGCATGAAGGGCGGGGAGGTCCTGCCGCCTTGCGTCAATACGAGTCGCCATGAGGCGGTCATCCGCGGGAAGTCGATCTACCTCGGCATGGGCATGCTCAATGCCATCGAAGACGAAACCATCCATCGCATTCTGCGCGCGCGGGAGCGTGAAGGCGCCTTTGCCAACCTCGACGACTTCCTCGATCGGGTGCCCATCGGGGTGGAACAAATCGATATTTTGATTCGCATCGATGCCTTCCGCTTTACGGGAAAGAACAAGCGCGAATTGCTCTGGCAGGCCCGCTTCAAACTCGACCCCACCAAGCGACAGCTCGAACAGCAAATCCTCTTTCGCGAACCGCGCACCCACTACGATCTTCCCACCCTCGAGAGCAGCCAACTCGAAGACGCTTTTGATCAAATCGAACTGCTGGGCTTCCCGCTGGTTGATCCGTTTACCCTGCTGGAAGAAGAGCCCGATAGCCGTTTGCTAGCATCTGAATTACCGCAAAGGGTAGGGCAGCGAGTGAAGATCTTTGGCTATATGGTCACCCGCAAGCAGACCAGCACCGCTCGGGGCGACCGCATGGCATTTGGCAATTTCGTGGACTTCCGCGGGGAGTTTATCGACACCGTTCACTTTCCTCAAGTGGCGCGGCAGTATCCCTTTCGTGGTCGTGGGGTGTATTGTATCGAGGGAAAAGTGACGGAGGAGTTCGACTGCTTTAGCATCGAGGTTGAGCGAATGGAGAAGGTGAAGCTGGTGCCTGATGCGAGGTATGTGGAGACGTAG
- a CDS encoding T9SS type A sorting domain-containing protein, with protein MKQITLLFTALIISTIVNAQCEAPELVDWSAVNDSTFNITFESSVTGNYQLDLNLDYAEEVGINEILTINGSAVAGTNTMTVSVSQSLLTPWTTLGAIYFTAYLSVECKAGIYSDSTKFYLSAHSLVGESGFNCDSLYQPFEPLPDGSGAVYEIGFTVPDNGDVVESLSAFIDLGHTFNGDLSMYLTHPNGTQVSLLEIGQAFLGSSWGFSVIFTDEADEGIPDVNNNGPGPRGIFLPNEPLSVLIGEPMAGEWTLTIVDNLNLDDGMVFGICLTLNGVPCIASVEGKAFYDFNGNGVQNDPEPGFSYAFIENSISGDQFFAGADGDFWNCSEEGNGTLEVLNVLEYYEAADVDISLIDGDQLEDVLIPITASEIISDVAVDLISLQPNRPGFEANYLAQISNVGTICEDDISVEIIFPDYVEIVSSPNPDLIISENSASIEVDQACPFGPFEFNLTILLDDTVSLGTMLEATISANVSADDPNELNNTFTSVTEVVGSYDPNDKQVSATTIGDEFLEDGSPLKYTIRFQNTGTFYAERVVIADTIDSDLDINSLQIISTSHNMELSREGNVLYFEFDQIFLPDSATDFDGSIGHLRYEIDPLPTFSEGETIENTAYIYFDFNEPVVTNTVVTEFGNPLSVSNESAFETRLFPNPTDQNITISWEQDVEVDRIEIFDLSGRLLQGNNINNLSQTTLDVSDLASGIYLLKVNSSGLISTSMFMKK; from the coding sequence ATGAAACAGATAACCCTTCTTTTCACAGCCCTTATAATTTCTACAATTGTTAATGCCCAGTGTGAGGCACCTGAATTGGTGGATTGGTCAGCAGTGAACGACAGCACTTTCAACATCACTTTTGAGTCTTCGGTCACAGGAAACTATCAACTAGACTTGAACTTAGACTATGCCGAAGAGGTTGGCATCAACGAAATACTAACGATTAATGGATCGGCGGTGGCGGGCACGAATACGATGACTGTTAGCGTGAGTCAAAGCCTTTTAACCCCTTGGACCACGCTGGGAGCAATCTATTTCACCGCCTACCTAAGCGTGGAATGTAAGGCCGGCATTTACTCAGACTCAACAAAGTTTTATCTCAGCGCTCACTCATTGGTGGGTGAATCCGGCTTTAATTGCGATAGCTTATACCAACCCTTTGAACCTCTTCCAGATGGATCAGGAGCGGTTTACGAAATTGGGTTTACGGTTCCAGACAATGGTGACGTGGTGGAATCGCTGAGTGCTTTTATTGACTTAGGGCATACGTTTAACGGTGATTTAAGCATGTATCTGACACACCCTAATGGCACACAAGTATCATTATTGGAAATCGGTCAGGCCTTTTTAGGTTCAAGTTGGGGCTTTAGTGTGATTTTTACAGATGAAGCTGATGAAGGTATTCCCGACGTCAATAATAACGGTCCAGGTCCACGTGGCATTTTTTTACCGAACGAGCCTCTGTCCGTATTGATCGGAGAGCCCATGGCGGGCGAATGGACGCTGACGATAGTGGACAATCTCAATCTCGACGATGGAATGGTTTTCGGAATTTGTTTAACGCTAAACGGAGTACCCTGCATTGCATCAGTAGAAGGAAAAGCATTTTACGACTTTAATGGAAATGGCGTGCAAAACGATCCCGAACCCGGTTTTTCTTATGCCTTTATTGAAAACTCGATTAGCGGCGACCAATTCTTTGCCGGAGCTGACGGAGACTTTTGGAATTGCTCTGAAGAAGGAAACGGAACACTAGAAGTTCTTAACGTGCTTGAATACTACGAGGCAGCTGACGTCGACATTTCATTAATAGATGGCGATCAACTCGAAGATGTTTTAATTCCTATAACCGCTTCAGAAATCATCTCGGATGTAGCAGTCGATCTCATTTCTCTACAACCAAACAGACCTGGCTTTGAGGCAAACTACTTGGCGCAGATAAGCAATGTGGGAACCATCTGCGAAGATGATATCAGTGTCGAAATCATATTTCCCGATTATGTGGAAATTGTCAGCTCTCCTAATCCCGACCTGATTATTTCCGAAAATTCGGCTTCAATAGAGGTCGATCAAGCTTGTCCTTTCGGGCCATTTGAATTTAATCTGACGATTCTACTCGACGATACTGTAAGCCTCGGAACGATGCTTGAAGCAACCATTTCTGCCAATGTTTCAGCGGATGATCCAAATGAACTGAACAATACTTTCACCTCAGTAACGGAAGTAGTCGGCTCATACGACCCCAACGACAAGCAAGTGAGTGCGACAACCATCGGAGATGAATTCCTCGAAGATGGTTCGCCGCTTAAGTACACCATCCGCTTCCAAAACACGGGAACTTTTTACGCCGAGCGAGTGGTGATAGCCGATACCATCGACAGCGATCTCGACATTAATTCACTTCAAATTATCTCCACTTCGCATAACATGGAGTTGTCCCGTGAAGGAAACGTGCTATACTTCGAATTTGACCAAATCTTCCTTCCCGACAGCGCCACTGACTTTGACGGAAGTATCGGACATTTGCGGTACGAGATCGATCCGCTACCGACCTTCAGCGAAGGTGAGACCATCGAAAATACTGCCTACATCTATTTTGATTTCAATGAACCCGTTGTGACCAATACGGTGGTTACGGAATTTGGAAATCCATTGAGCGTATCGAATGAATCTGCGTTTGAAACACGCCTTTTCCCGAATCCCACCGATCAAAACATCACCATTTCTTGGGAGCAGGATGTGGAAGTGGATCGAATTGAGATTTTTGATTTATCGGGAAGATTGCTTCAAGGAAACAACATCAACAACTTATCTCAAACCACGCTTGATGTTTCTGATCTGGCAAGTGGAATTTATTTGCTGAAAGTGAATTCCAGTGGATTAATCAGTACGAGTATGTTTATGAAAAAATAA
- a CDS encoding DUF6090 family protein, with amino-acid sequence MKKYILYAVGEIFLVMVGILLALQVNNWNQNKLDRKQEVQLLQQIKADLQSNSAEIKSMRSKMEIIKASADSLLEGFRTQEEIRGVAFHTSLLHRRFFFTMATSGYSQLSGSLGSLIQNSELRNRIAQLYEGDFRDIQKRQEMLSNHIDNHLSPQSNRLFIIKQRVEFKIPDFDEFSMDFYDPKNYQELIHNSEYANTVIVQKKLYSIQIAQLTKTSEHLDSVLSLLESEMKTRSL; translated from the coding sequence GTGAAGAAGTATATCCTCTATGCTGTTGGAGAGATTTTTTTGGTGATGGTCGGAATCCTGCTTGCCCTACAGGTGAATAATTGGAATCAAAATAAGCTGGATAGAAAACAGGAAGTTCAATTGCTCCAACAAATTAAAGCCGACTTGCAATCAAATTCGGCTGAAATAAAATCGATGCGCTCCAAAATGGAGATTATCAAGGCTTCGGCAGACTCATTGCTGGAAGGCTTCCGCACACAAGAAGAAATCAGAGGTGTTGCATTTCACACTTCCCTCTTGCACCGCAGGTTTTTCTTCACTATGGCCACTTCGGGTTATTCACAATTGAGCGGATCACTCGGTTCACTCATCCAAAATAGTGAGCTGCGGAACCGCATCGCCCAGCTCTACGAAGGTGATTTTCGCGACATTCAGAAACGGCAAGAAATGCTCTCAAATCACATTGATAACCATCTTAGCCCGCAGTCTAACAGATTGTTTATAATCAAACAAAGAGTGGAATTCAAGATCCCTGATTTCGATGAATTTTCCATGGACTTCTATGATCCGAAAAACTACCAAGAGCTCATTCACAATTCTGAATATGCGAATACGGTTATCGTTCAAAAGAAATTGTACTCCATTCAAATAGCTCAATTGACAAAAACTTCAGAACACCTTGATTCTGTGCTTAGCTTGCTTGAATCGGAGATGAAAACGAGGAGTTTGTAA
- a CDS encoding T9SS type A sorting domain-containing protein: MKQIILILLIALSSTTVKSQCEPPEIIDWVVLPEWEWTYGITFYAPEAGSYTLTVEMDYGPAEGGSVSYQVEAETVGVNYVVMYLTALYYNDEETYYFKCLLVRDCGQEDTGTAEFYMSSHSLLGGNDFECENLVMPFAKFSEQPENVAETILTYPGDGELVESFEIFVDIGHDNRTDLSIELEHPSGLTISLLDFDGNEEGNKDFSVLFSDLGIESPQDFDNFMGPRGRYLPAEPLSTFNGLPAQGDWILRVTDNTENDDGVLYGVCLSLTCSPNYRGHTYYDFNSNGLLDEGEVAFPFPSILNSIDGNELFGAVNGDFAECGETGSGALEIQNVPNYFTSDPVSITLEQGDQFEEYLIPIIATELVSDVAVDLISLEPNRPGFEATYLAQVSNVGTICEDDISVEITFPDYVEIVSSPNPDLIITDNSASIEVDQACPFLPFEFNLTILLDDTVSLGTMLEATISTNVSADDPNELNNTFTSVTEVVGSIDPNDKQVSATTIGDEFLEVGAPLKYTIRFQNTGTFYAERVVIADTIDSDLDINSLQIISTSHNMELSREGNVLYFEFDQIFLPDSTTDFDGSIGHVRYEIDPLPTFSEGETIENTAYIYFDFNEPIMTNTVVTEFGNPLSVSTESAFETRLFPNPADQNITISWEQDVEVDRIEIYDLSGRLVKSQITSANNIFLLEVNDLSDGMYLLNLVAGNLQSRQKFMKIAER, translated from the coding sequence ATGAAACAGATAATTCTCATTCTATTAATTGCCTTATCGAGCACTACAGTTAAATCTCAATGCGAGCCCCCTGAAATAATCGATTGGGTAGTATTACCTGAATGGGAATGGACTTACGGAATCACGTTTTATGCCCCGGAGGCAGGCTCTTACACACTAACCGTGGAAATGGATTATGGACCGGCCGAAGGCGGTTCGGTTTCGTACCAAGTAGAGGCGGAAACAGTAGGTGTTAATTACGTGGTGATGTACCTCACAGCTCTTTACTACAATGATGAGGAAACCTACTATTTCAAATGCCTCTTGGTGCGCGACTGTGGTCAAGAAGACACCGGTACAGCAGAATTTTATATGAGCAGTCATTCATTATTGGGCGGTAATGATTTCGAGTGTGAAAACTTGGTTATGCCATTCGCGAAATTCTCAGAACAACCGGAAAACGTAGCCGAGACCATTCTCACCTATCCCGGTGACGGCGAGTTGGTTGAATCTTTTGAGATTTTTGTTGATATCGGACACGATAACCGCACCGACTTATCTATCGAGCTTGAGCACCCATCAGGTTTGACTATTTCGCTTTTGGATTTTGATGGGAATGAAGAAGGAAATAAGGACTTCAGTGTATTGTTCAGTGATCTCGGAATAGAGTCTCCCCAAGACTTCGATAATTTTATGGGACCAAGAGGTCGCTATCTTCCGGCTGAACCATTATCAACTTTCAATGGGCTACCTGCTCAGGGCGATTGGATTTTGAGAGTTACCGACAATACGGAAAACGACGATGGGGTCCTGTACGGAGTATGCCTTTCCCTTACATGTAGCCCAAACTATCGAGGTCACACCTATTATGATTTTAACTCAAACGGTCTATTGGATGAGGGTGAAGTTGCCTTTCCATTTCCGAGTATATTGAATTCAATAGATGGAAATGAACTTTTCGGAGCAGTTAATGGGGATTTCGCAGAATGCGGCGAAACGGGTAGTGGTGCGCTAGAGATACAAAACGTACCAAATTATTTTACTAGCGATCCCGTGAGTATAACTTTAGAACAAGGAGATCAATTTGAGGAATATTTAATTCCAATTATAGCAACAGAATTGGTCTCAGATGTAGCAGTCGATCTCATCTCGCTAGAACCTAATCGACCTGGGTTTGAGGCTACTTATCTCGCTCAAGTCAGCAATGTGGGAACCATCTGCGAAGATGATATCAGTGTCGAAATCACATTTCCCGATTATGTGGAAATTGTAAGCTCTCCTAATCCCGACCTAATTATAACCGACAATTCGGCTTCAATAGAGGTCGATCAAGCTTGTCCTTTTCTACCATTTGAATTCAATCTGACCATTCTACTCGACGATACGGTGAGTCTCGGAACGATGCTTGAAGCAACCATTTCTACCAATGTTTCAGCGGATGATCCAAATGAACTGAACAATACTTTCACCTCAGTAACGGAAGTAGTCGGCTCAATCGACCCCAACGACAAGCAAGTGAGTGCGACAACCATCGGAGATGAATTCCTCGAAGTTGGCGCTCCTTTGAAGTACACCATTCGATTCCAAAACACGGGAACTTTTTACGCCGAGCGAGTGGTGATCGCCGATACCATCGATTCCGATCTCGACATTAATTCACTTCAAATTATCTCCACTTCGCATAACATGGAGTTGTCCCGTGAAGGAAACGTGCTCTACTTCGAATTTGACCAAATCTTCTTGCCCGATAGCACTACCGACTTTGACGGAAGTATCGGACACGTGCGCTATGAGATCGATCCGCTACCGACCTTCAGCGAAGGAGAAACCATTGAAAATACTGCTTACATCTATTTTGATTTCAATGAACCCATTATGACGAATACGGTGGTGACGGAATTTGGAAATCCATTAAGCGTGTCGACTGAATCAGCATTTGAAACACGGCTATTCCCAAACCCCGCCGATCAAAACATCACCATTTCTTGGGAGCAGGATGTGGAAGTGGATCGAATTGAGATTTACGATTTATCGGGTAGGCTTGTGAAATCGCAAATTACCTCTGCCAACAACATTTTTCTCCTGGAAGTAAATGATTTATCGGATGGGATGTATCTGCTTAATCTGGTTGCGGGCAATTTGCAAAGCAGACAAAAGTTCATGAAAATAGCTGAGCGATAA